The segment aaaatgtttaaaaacaaaaccaaatgccATCCAGGCGTTCAGGAGTTTATTACCCTGCTGCAGTGATGGGGTTAGAGAATCGCCTTCGTTGTGATGGTGGAGAGGAGTGCAGTCTGTGAGGAGCTGAGACACCGGAAACCTTCGGCTGATTACTGAGGATACAGCGTTAAATGAAACCCACTTCCCCTGAAGGAGCGCAGATCGCCCTTTATTTCACATGTCGACGTTTTCAGCAAGATCTCTGCAAACTGTCGGcactcagagtacatgttggggacgactctcagctactaccacaccaaattttagctcagcatttGGAAAATAGACTGAGTcacagccatctttgtgtttgcaaaggtcaATTAACTGTGGAGGCCATTGTAGGCCATCTTAGTGATAGATTTATGGgagttcttttctttaattcatccactagtttataaaatattttgctacaaAAACAGATTATGTGAGGCAGTGAGGGGCCAGCAAATTTATAGGGGGCCCCTCCTGGTCCCCTGGTTACAAAAcaatagattaaaacaaaattttaccTGATTTTGAACATTTGTATAATAATGATATATGTTCATCTCAGCAGCAAATTTGGTCTTCTGTGTAATTTTCTATGTGGGATCTTAAAGAGGCAGAGAtgcaaaacaattatttcatttattcactGGACCAAACTGTTCCTGTGAtacatgttattgtttttaaaaaagaagaagtcgTGTCTAATTTTTATTACTTCAACAGAAAGCAGAACTATTATTTTTAGGACTATTGAGTAACAATATAACACAGCACAAcataacataaatgaaaaaaaataacatgttatataaaaaacaacgtgcgacctgtccagggtgtcccccgcctcttgactgctggagacaggcaccagcttcctgcgACCTGggatggagaagcgggtaaagaaaatcgatgaacagatggatggatgagaaaCAACTCAGATAAAGTTTGCTTTGTAAGTAGAATAAATTGATTTATAAGTGAAGGCTTTCAATAGGAAAATCACCAAATGACCAAGTTAATTACATgtaatcatatatatattttaagattctttttgTGATTATAGAAGCATTTTAACCAAAAATCACTTCAACAACATTAGTTTGGGCAGAAGACAAATGAGatatctgaaattaaaaattgtgttttttctgtataGAAGatgatggaaataaaataatcattcgTTTTGGTtccagaagctaaaaaaaaggaagctgaattttgttttcacacaactCCAAGAGTTAAGTAATACCTGAgggaacagaaaagaaaaaaacatgtaaaaagcagaacaggGGGGTGTTTCTGTGGCTAACAGCGACGCCTGGTGTGTCATTGCTGCCTGCGGTACCCGGATTCACCGGCAGGCAGCGCTGTGAGAAAAATACAGCTCTTCTTTCCGTCCAGGAGCTGCTCTTTTTACCGAAGCCGGGTCTATCCTTCTTTCTCTTCCGGTTGTCGTCTGTTCGTGTGGCaggtatttatttttcctgtctctAGAATTTACAATCTTTATCCATCTGCGTGTATTTCTCCCGTCCTGGAACAAACCTGCTCTGACTTTGATGAGGCTCTTATCTGGTCGTAGATTTATCGCAGTTTGGTTCCGGTTTGACTCTCAGAAAAACTCGAATTAATCGCCCGAAAGATGCTAACATTTGCTTCTGTGATCGGGggtgttttcctgcagctttcgACCTCAcaacagtgttttttaaaatcataatatTAGCTAATTTGTCTGTATTCATCTTTTTCTGAATTATGACCTCGTTATTTGCTAAATAAGTGTCGTTTCTAGAACAAAAACTGGCTCTTAGCTGACCGAAGCTAACGCTTGTTAGCATGGATGTGTACTCAGTcaatgatgtttgttttttaatgtttgagtcatttatttttttcttccttacaGATTAACAAGCGTCAGAATGGCCAAGTCCAAGAACCACACAACTCACAACCAGTGTAAGTGAatgttaaagtgtttaaaatttacCGTTGGGGGTGTTTTTCTTTACGGTTTTAAGGGTGCTGATATAGTAAATTGTAGACCTGCTGTAActaatgtgttttgtgtttaaacagcTCGTAAATGGCACAGGAATGGCATCAAGAAGCCCAGGTCTCAACGCTATGAGTCTCTGAAGGGGGTATGTTTATTCAAAGCTGTATGTGTACAGATATTAAAAGTTGGATGTACCTGTACCTGCCCTGATGAACCACCTGTTACAATTTGTGACACACACGTGACTCAAATTGACTTAATTCAAAGAATAAACTGATTTCATACGTTTCCTGTTGTTTACACCAAATAGTAATGCTCTGAAATCAGTGCCTCTATCTAACAAACCACTGGCTGAAAGGGAATAAGACTATAGTGAAATTGAGAGGGAGCaggttatatttttatttttatagggAAAGTTTGGTTTGCAGAACTGAATCTGATGCTTTTCAGAGAGGAGTTTGGAAGTGGGTATAAAATAGGTAGGTATACTTGTGTTTATGCTCTACATCTTATGCAGCTGTGAGGAAACAAATAGTTGATTGTTGTGTAAATAAGAGCATCACAACTTAGTAGGACAGATTTCCTAAACTCTGTGTACAATACTGTGTTTTTCTATATTAGTAATACTTCCAAAATGGGCTGTGTGTAT is part of the Kryptolebias marmoratus isolate JLee-2015 linkage group LG4, ASM164957v2, whole genome shotgun sequence genome and harbors:
- the rpl29 gene encoding 60S ribosomal protein L29, with the translated sequence MAKSKNHTTHNQSRKWHRNGIKKPRSQRYESLKGVDPKFLRNMRFAKKHNKKGLKAARKAVAAK